The Bos javanicus breed banteng chromosome 18, ARS-OSU_banteng_1.0, whole genome shotgun sequence genome has a segment encoding these proteins:
- the E2F4 gene encoding transcription factor E2F4 isoform X2: MAEAGPQAPPPPGTPSRHEKSLGLLTTKFVSLLQEAKDGVLDLKLAADTLAVRQKRRIYDITNVLEGIGLIEKKSKNSIQWKGVGPGCNTREIADKLIELKAEIEELQQREQELDQHKVWVQQSIRNVTEDVHNSCLAYVTHEDICRCFAGDTLLAIRAPSGTSLEVPIPEGLNGQKKYQIHLKSVSGPIEVLLVNKEAWSSPPVAVPVPPPEDLLQNPPAVSTPPLLPKPSLAQPQDASRPSSPQATTPNPVPSSTEAQGVAGPAAEIPVSGGHGTESKDSGELSSLPLGLAALDTRPLQSSALLDSSSSSSNSSSSGPNPSTSFEPIKADPTGVLELPKELSEIFDPTRECMSSELLEELMSSEVFAPLLRLSPPPGDHDYIYNLDESEGVCDLFDVPVLNL; encoded by the exons ATGGCGGAGGCCGGGCCACAGGCGCCGCCGCCCCCAGGCACCCCAAGCCGGCACGAGAAGAGCTTGGGACTTCTCACTACCAAGTTCGTGTCGCTTCTGCAGGAAGCCAAGGACGGCGTGCTTGACCTCAAGCTG GCAGCTGACACCCTAGCTGTGCGCCAGAAGCGGCGGATATATGACATTACTAATGTACTGGAAGGTATCGGGTTGATCGAGAAAAAATCCAAGAATAGCATCCAGTGGAA GGGTGTGGGGCCTGGCTGCAATACCCGGGAGATTGCGGACAAGCTGATCGAGCTCAAGGCAGAGATCGAGGAGCTGCAGCAGCGGGAGCAAGAGCTAGACCAGCACAAGGTGTGGGTGCAGCAGAGCATCCGGAACGTCACAGAGGACGTGCACAACAGCTG CTTGGCCTACGTGACTCATGAGGACATCTGCAGATGCTTTGCTG GAGACACCCTCCTTGCCATCCGGGCCCCGTCGGGCACCAGCCTGGAGGTGCCCATCCCAGAG ggccTCAATGGGCAGAAGAAGTACCAGATTCACTTGAAGAGTGTAAGCGGCCCCATTGAGGTGCTTCTGGTGAACAAGGAGGCATGGAGCTCACCGCCTGTGGCAGTGCCTGTGCCACCACCCGAAGACCTGCTCCAGAACCCGCCTGCTGTCTCCACCCCTCCGCTTCTACCCAAGCCTTCCCTGGCCCAGCCCCAGGATGCCTCACGCCCGAGCAGTCCCCAGGCGACCACCCCCAACCCTGTCCCCAGCAGCACTGAGGCCCAGGGGGTGGCTGGTCCAGCAGCTGAGATTCCAG tgagtggaggcCATGGAACCGAGAGCAAGGACAGTGGTGAGCTCAGCTCCCTCCCGCTGGGCCTGGCAGCTCTGGACACCCGGCCGCTGCAGTCCTCTGCCCTGttggacagcagcagcagcagcagcaacagcagttcaTCTGGACCCAATCCTTCTACCTCCTTTGAGCCCATCAAGGCAGACCCCACAGGTG tttTGGAGCTCCCGAAAGAGCTGTCAGAAATCTTTGATCCCACTCGAG AATGCATGAGCTCAGAGCTCTTGGAGGAACTGATGTCCTCAGAAG TGTTTGCACCCCTCCTCCGCCTTTCTCCACCCCCTGGAGACCACGATTACATCTACAACCTGGACGAGAGTGAAGGTGTCTGTGACCTCTTTGATGTGCCTGTTCTCAACCTCTGA
- the ELMO3 gene encoding engulfment and cell motility protein 3 isoform X1 has product MAPPRNVVKIAVQMRDAIPQLIQLDQAKPLAAVLKEVCDAWSLPHSERYALQFADGHRRYITENNRMEIKNGSILCLSTAPDREAERLLRGLQSESREGRREALRHLLLLAPDLTFAREVISRDGLQRLGTIIEDGDDLGEVLALALRAFLELMEHGVVSWETLSIPFVRKVVCYVNMNLMDASVQPLALGLLENVTLSSPTLGQLVKSEVPLDRLLVHLQVMNQQLQTKAMALLTALLQGATPAERKHMLDYLWQRNLRQFIYKNIIHSAAPLGDEMAHHLYVLQALMLGLLEPRMRTPLDPYSQEQREQLQALRQAAFEPEGESVGAGLSADRRRSLCAREFRKLGFSNSNPAQDLERVPPGLLALDNMLYFSRQAPSAYSRFVLENSSREDKHECPFARSSIQLTVLLCDLLHVGEPCSETAQDFSPMFFGQDQSFHELFCVSIQLLNKTWKEMRATQEDFDKVMQVVREQLARTLALKPSSLELFRTKVNALTYGEVLRLRQTERLHQEGTLAPPILELREKLKPELMGLIRQQRLLRLCEGTLFHKISSRRRQDKLWFCCLSPNHKVLQYGDVEEGVGPPTPESLPEQLPVADIRALLTGKDCPHVREKGSGKQNKDVCELAFSVSYDHGEEEAYLNFIAPSKREFHLWTDGLSALLGNPMGSEQTRLDLEQLLTMETKLRLLELENVPIPEQPPPVPPPPTNFNFCYDCSIAEP; this is encoded by the exons ATGGCGCCCCCGCGGAATGTGGTGAAGATCGCCGTCCAGATGCGTGACGCCATCCCGCAGCTCATCCAGCTGGACCAG GCAAAACCCCTGGCTGCTGTGCTGAAGGAGGTGTGCGACGC GTGGAGCTTGCCTCACTCTGAGCGCTATGCCCTGCAGTTTGCGGATGGGCACCGGAGATACATCACCGAGAAC AACCGCATGGAGATCAAGAATGGCAGCATCCTGTGCCTCAGCACGGCCCCA GACCGCGAGGCGGAGCGGCTGTTGCGGGGGCTGCAGAGCGAAAGTCGTGAAGGGCGCCGGGAAGCCCTGCGGCACCTCCTTCTGCTGGCCCCGGACCTGACCTTCGCCCGGGAGGTCATCAGCCGTGATGGGCTTCAGAGACTGGGCACCATCATTGAGGATGGGGACGA CCTAGGAGAGGTGCTGGCCCTTGCACTGAGGGCCTTCTTGGAGCTTATGGAGCACGGCGTGGTGTCCTGGGAGACACTCAGCATCCCCTTTGTTAGGAAG GTGGTGTGCTACGTGAACATGAACCTGATGGATGCCTCTGTGCAGCCCTTGGCCCTGGGCTTGCTGGAGAATGTGACCTTGAGCAGCCCTACCCTGGGCCAGCTGGTCAAGAGCGAGGTGCCGCTAGACAGGCTGCTGGTGCACCTACAGGT GATGAACCAGCAGCTGCAAACCAAGGCCATGGCACTGCTGACAGCTTTGCTCCAGGGGGCCACCCCTGCAGAACGTAAG CACATGCTCGACTACCTGTGGCAGAGAAACCTTCGCCAGTTCATCTACAAG AACATCATCCACAGTGCAGCGCCACTGGGTGACGAGATGGCTCACCACCTGTACGTACTgcaggccctgatgctggggctGCTGGAGCCACGCATGCGGACACCACTGGACCCCTACAGTCAG GAGCAGCGGGAGCAGCTGCAGGCCCTGCGCCAAGCTGCCTTTGAGCCAGAGGGGGAGTCTGTGGGCGCCGGGCTGAGCGCTGACCGTCGCCGCTCCCTGTGTGCCCGCGAGTTCCGCAAACTGGGCTTCTCT AACAGCAACCCTGCCCAGGACTTGGAGCGCGTGCCCCCTGGCCTGCTGGCCCTGGACAACATGCTCTACTTCTCCAGACAGGCACCCAGCGCCTACAGCCGG TTTGTGCTAGAGAACAGCAGCCGTGAGGACAAGCACGAGTGCCCCTTTGCGCGGAGCAGCATCCAGCTGACTGTGCTGCTGTGTGATCTGCTCCATGTTGGGGAGCCCT GCTCCGAAACAGCCCAGGATTTTTCACCCATGTTCTTTGGCCAAGATCAGAGCTTCCATGAGCTCTTCTGTGTGAGCATCCAGCTGCTGAATAAGACCTGGAAGGAGATGCGGGCCACTCAGGAGGACTTTGACAAG GTCATGCAAGTGGTGCGGGAGCAGCTGGCCCGCACGCTGGCCCTGAAGCCCAGCTCTCTGGAGCTCTTCCGAACGAAGGTGAACGCACTCACCTACGGGGAGGTGCTTCGGCTGCGGCAGACGGAGCGGCTGCACCAGGAAGGCACGCTGGCCCCTCCAATTCT GGAGCTTCGGGAGAAACTGAAGCCGGAGCTCATGGGCCTGATCCGCCAGCAGCGTCTGCTCCGCCTCTGCGAGGGGACCCTCTTCCACAAGATCAGCAGCCGGCGGCGCCAGG ACAAGCTGTGGTTCTGCTGCCTGTCTCCCAACCACAAAGTGCTGCAGTACGGGGACGTGGAGGAGGGAGTAGGCCCACCGACCCCTGAGAGCCTGCCCGAGCAGC TTCCTGTGGCCGACATCAGGGCACTGCTGACAGGCAAGGACTGTCCCCACGTCCGGGAGAAAGGCTCTGGGAAGCAAAACAAG GACGTCTGTGAGTTAGCTTTCTCAGTCAGCTATGACCATGGGGAGGAAGAGGCATACCTCAACTTCATTGCCCCGTCCAAACGGGAG TTCCACCTGTGGACAGATGGGCTGAGCGCCCTGCTGGGCAATCCCATGGGCAGTGAGCAGACACGGCTGGACCTGGAGCAGCTGCTAACCATGGAGACCAAGCTGCGGCTCCTGGAGCTGGAGAATGTGCCCATCCCTGAGCAACCACCCCCtgtgcccccgccccccaccaactTCAACTTCTGCTATGACTGCAGCATTGCCGAACCTTGA
- the ELMO3 gene encoding engulfment and cell motility protein 3 isoform X2, translating to MAPPRNVVKIAVQMRDAIPQLIQLDQAKPLAAVLKEVCDAWSLPHSERYALQFADGHRRYITENNRMEIKNGSILCLSTAPDREAERLLRGLQSESREGRREALRHLLLLAPDLTFAREVISRDGLQRLGTIIEDGDDLGEVLALALRAFLELMEHGVVSWETLSIPFVRKVVCYVNMNLMDASVQPLALGLLENVTLSSPTLGQLVKSEVPLDRLLVHLQVMNQQLQTKAMALLTALLQGATPAERKHMLDYLWQRNLRQFIYKNIIHSAAPLGDEMAHHLYVLQALMLGLLEPRMRTPLDPYSQEQREQLQALRQAAFEPEGESVGAGLSADRRRSLCAREFRKLGFSNSNPAQDLERVPPGLLALDNMLYFSRQAPSAYSRFVLENSSREDKHECPFARSSIQLTVLLCDLLHVGEPCSETAQDFSPMFFGQDQSFHELFCVSIQLLNKTWKEMRATQEDFDKVMQVVREQLARTLALKPSSLELFRTKVNALTYGEVLRLRQTERLHQEGTLAPPILELREKLKPELMGLIRQQRLLRLCEGTLFHKISSRRRQDKLWFCCLSPNHKVLQYGDVEEGVGPPTPESLPEQLPVADIRALLTGKDCPHVREKGSGKQNKDVCELAFSVSYDHGEEEAYLNFIAPSKRELAPSPVPPVDRWAERPAGQSHGQ from the exons ATGGCGCCCCCGCGGAATGTGGTGAAGATCGCCGTCCAGATGCGTGACGCCATCCCGCAGCTCATCCAGCTGGACCAG GCAAAACCCCTGGCTGCTGTGCTGAAGGAGGTGTGCGACGC GTGGAGCTTGCCTCACTCTGAGCGCTATGCCCTGCAGTTTGCGGATGGGCACCGGAGATACATCACCGAGAAC AACCGCATGGAGATCAAGAATGGCAGCATCCTGTGCCTCAGCACGGCCCCA GACCGCGAGGCGGAGCGGCTGTTGCGGGGGCTGCAGAGCGAAAGTCGTGAAGGGCGCCGGGAAGCCCTGCGGCACCTCCTTCTGCTGGCCCCGGACCTGACCTTCGCCCGGGAGGTCATCAGCCGTGATGGGCTTCAGAGACTGGGCACCATCATTGAGGATGGGGACGA CCTAGGAGAGGTGCTGGCCCTTGCACTGAGGGCCTTCTTGGAGCTTATGGAGCACGGCGTGGTGTCCTGGGAGACACTCAGCATCCCCTTTGTTAGGAAG GTGGTGTGCTACGTGAACATGAACCTGATGGATGCCTCTGTGCAGCCCTTGGCCCTGGGCTTGCTGGAGAATGTGACCTTGAGCAGCCCTACCCTGGGCCAGCTGGTCAAGAGCGAGGTGCCGCTAGACAGGCTGCTGGTGCACCTACAGGT GATGAACCAGCAGCTGCAAACCAAGGCCATGGCACTGCTGACAGCTTTGCTCCAGGGGGCCACCCCTGCAGAACGTAAG CACATGCTCGACTACCTGTGGCAGAGAAACCTTCGCCAGTTCATCTACAAG AACATCATCCACAGTGCAGCGCCACTGGGTGACGAGATGGCTCACCACCTGTACGTACTgcaggccctgatgctggggctGCTGGAGCCACGCATGCGGACACCACTGGACCCCTACAGTCAG GAGCAGCGGGAGCAGCTGCAGGCCCTGCGCCAAGCTGCCTTTGAGCCAGAGGGGGAGTCTGTGGGCGCCGGGCTGAGCGCTGACCGTCGCCGCTCCCTGTGTGCCCGCGAGTTCCGCAAACTGGGCTTCTCT AACAGCAACCCTGCCCAGGACTTGGAGCGCGTGCCCCCTGGCCTGCTGGCCCTGGACAACATGCTCTACTTCTCCAGACAGGCACCCAGCGCCTACAGCCGG TTTGTGCTAGAGAACAGCAGCCGTGAGGACAAGCACGAGTGCCCCTTTGCGCGGAGCAGCATCCAGCTGACTGTGCTGCTGTGTGATCTGCTCCATGTTGGGGAGCCCT GCTCCGAAACAGCCCAGGATTTTTCACCCATGTTCTTTGGCCAAGATCAGAGCTTCCATGAGCTCTTCTGTGTGAGCATCCAGCTGCTGAATAAGACCTGGAAGGAGATGCGGGCCACTCAGGAGGACTTTGACAAG GTCATGCAAGTGGTGCGGGAGCAGCTGGCCCGCACGCTGGCCCTGAAGCCCAGCTCTCTGGAGCTCTTCCGAACGAAGGTGAACGCACTCACCTACGGGGAGGTGCTTCGGCTGCGGCAGACGGAGCGGCTGCACCAGGAAGGCACGCTGGCCCCTCCAATTCT GGAGCTTCGGGAGAAACTGAAGCCGGAGCTCATGGGCCTGATCCGCCAGCAGCGTCTGCTCCGCCTCTGCGAGGGGACCCTCTTCCACAAGATCAGCAGCCGGCGGCGCCAGG ACAAGCTGTGGTTCTGCTGCCTGTCTCCCAACCACAAAGTGCTGCAGTACGGGGACGTGGAGGAGGGAGTAGGCCCACCGACCCCTGAGAGCCTGCCCGAGCAGC TTCCTGTGGCCGACATCAGGGCACTGCTGACAGGCAAGGACTGTCCCCACGTCCGGGAGAAAGGCTCTGGGAAGCAAAACAAG GACGTCTGTGAGTTAGCTTTCTCAGTCAGCTATGACCATGGGGAGGAAGAGGCATACCTCAACTTCATTGCCCCGTCCAAACGGGAG CTGGCCCCATCCCCAGTTCCACCTGTGGACAGATGGGCTGAGCGCCCTGCTGGGCAATCCCATGGGCAGTGA
- the E2F4 gene encoding transcription factor E2F4 isoform X1 translates to MAEAGPQAPPPPGTPSRHEKSLGLLTTKFVSLLQEAKDGVLDLKLAADTLAVRQKRRIYDITNVLEGIGLIEKKSKNSIQWKGVGPGCNTREIADKLIELKAEIEELQQREQELDQHKVWVQQSIRNVTEDVHNSCLAYVTHEDICRCFAGDTLLAIRAPSGTSLEVPIPEGLNGQKKYQIHLKSVSGPIEVLLVNKEAWSSPPVAVPVPPPEDLLQNPPAVSTPPLLPKPSLAQPQDASRPSSPQATTPNPVPSSTEAQGVAGPAAEIPGLGDVVAVSGGHGTESKDSGELSSLPLGLAALDTRPLQSSALLDSSSSSSNSSSSGPNPSTSFEPIKADPTGVLELPKELSEIFDPTRECMSSELLEELMSSEVFAPLLRLSPPPGDHDYIYNLDESEGVCDLFDVPVLNL, encoded by the exons ATGGCGGAGGCCGGGCCACAGGCGCCGCCGCCCCCAGGCACCCCAAGCCGGCACGAGAAGAGCTTGGGACTTCTCACTACCAAGTTCGTGTCGCTTCTGCAGGAAGCCAAGGACGGCGTGCTTGACCTCAAGCTG GCAGCTGACACCCTAGCTGTGCGCCAGAAGCGGCGGATATATGACATTACTAATGTACTGGAAGGTATCGGGTTGATCGAGAAAAAATCCAAGAATAGCATCCAGTGGAA GGGTGTGGGGCCTGGCTGCAATACCCGGGAGATTGCGGACAAGCTGATCGAGCTCAAGGCAGAGATCGAGGAGCTGCAGCAGCGGGAGCAAGAGCTAGACCAGCACAAGGTGTGGGTGCAGCAGAGCATCCGGAACGTCACAGAGGACGTGCACAACAGCTG CTTGGCCTACGTGACTCATGAGGACATCTGCAGATGCTTTGCTG GAGACACCCTCCTTGCCATCCGGGCCCCGTCGGGCACCAGCCTGGAGGTGCCCATCCCAGAG ggccTCAATGGGCAGAAGAAGTACCAGATTCACTTGAAGAGTGTAAGCGGCCCCATTGAGGTGCTTCTGGTGAACAAGGAGGCATGGAGCTCACCGCCTGTGGCAGTGCCTGTGCCACCACCCGAAGACCTGCTCCAGAACCCGCCTGCTGTCTCCACCCCTCCGCTTCTACCCAAGCCTTCCCTGGCCCAGCCCCAGGATGCCTCACGCCCGAGCAGTCCCCAGGCGACCACCCCCAACCCTGTCCCCAGCAGCACTGAGGCCCAGGGGGTGGCTGGTCCAGCAGCTGAGATTCCAG GTTTGGGGGATGtggttgcagtgagtggaggcCATGGAACCGAGAGCAAGGACAGTGGTGAGCTCAGCTCCCTCCCGCTGGGCCTGGCAGCTCTGGACACCCGGCCGCTGCAGTCCTCTGCCCTGttggacagcagcagcagcagcagcaacagcagttcaTCTGGACCCAATCCTTCTACCTCCTTTGAGCCCATCAAGGCAGACCCCACAGGTG tttTGGAGCTCCCGAAAGAGCTGTCAGAAATCTTTGATCCCACTCGAG AATGCATGAGCTCAGAGCTCTTGGAGGAACTGATGTCCTCAGAAG TGTTTGCACCCCTCCTCCGCCTTTCTCCACCCCCTGGAGACCACGATTACATCTACAACCTGGACGAGAGTGAAGGTGTCTGTGACCTCTTTGATGTGCCTGTTCTCAACCTCTGA
- the ELMO3 gene encoding engulfment and cell motility protein 3 isoform X4 produces MAPPRNVVKIAVQMRDAIPQLIQLDQAKPLAAVLKEVCDAWSLPHSERYALQFADGHRRYITENNRMEIKNGSILCLSTAPDREAERLLRGLQSESREGRREALRHLLLLAPDLTFAREVISRDGLQRLGTIIEDGDDLGEVLALALRAFLELMEHGVVSWETLSIPFVRKVVCYVNMNLMDASVQPLALGLLENVTLSSPTLGQLVKSEVPLDRLLVHLQVMNQQLQTKAMALLTALLQGATPAERKHMLDYLWQRNLRQFIYKNIIHSAAPLGDEMAHHLYVLQALMLGLLEPRMRTPLDPYSQEQREQLQALRQAAFEPEGESVGAGLSADRRRSLCAREFRKLGFSNSNPAQDLERVPPGLLALDNMLYFSRQAPSAYSRFVLENSSREDKHECPFARSSIQLTVLLCDLLHVGEPCSETAQDFSPMFFGQDQSFHELFCVSIQLLNKTWKEMRATQEDFDKVMQVVREQLARTLALKPSSLELFRTKVNALTYGEVLRLRQTERLHQEGTLAPPILELREKLKPELMGLIRQQRLLRLCEGTLFHKISSRRRQDKLWFCCLSPNHKVLQYGDVEEGVGPPTPESLPEQLPVADIRALLTGKDCPHVREKGSGKQNKDVCELAFSVSYDHGEEEAYLNFIAPSKREMG; encoded by the exons ATGGCGCCCCCGCGGAATGTGGTGAAGATCGCCGTCCAGATGCGTGACGCCATCCCGCAGCTCATCCAGCTGGACCAG GCAAAACCCCTGGCTGCTGTGCTGAAGGAGGTGTGCGACGC GTGGAGCTTGCCTCACTCTGAGCGCTATGCCCTGCAGTTTGCGGATGGGCACCGGAGATACATCACCGAGAAC AACCGCATGGAGATCAAGAATGGCAGCATCCTGTGCCTCAGCACGGCCCCA GACCGCGAGGCGGAGCGGCTGTTGCGGGGGCTGCAGAGCGAAAGTCGTGAAGGGCGCCGGGAAGCCCTGCGGCACCTCCTTCTGCTGGCCCCGGACCTGACCTTCGCCCGGGAGGTCATCAGCCGTGATGGGCTTCAGAGACTGGGCACCATCATTGAGGATGGGGACGA CCTAGGAGAGGTGCTGGCCCTTGCACTGAGGGCCTTCTTGGAGCTTATGGAGCACGGCGTGGTGTCCTGGGAGACACTCAGCATCCCCTTTGTTAGGAAG GTGGTGTGCTACGTGAACATGAACCTGATGGATGCCTCTGTGCAGCCCTTGGCCCTGGGCTTGCTGGAGAATGTGACCTTGAGCAGCCCTACCCTGGGCCAGCTGGTCAAGAGCGAGGTGCCGCTAGACAGGCTGCTGGTGCACCTACAGGT GATGAACCAGCAGCTGCAAACCAAGGCCATGGCACTGCTGACAGCTTTGCTCCAGGGGGCCACCCCTGCAGAACGTAAG CACATGCTCGACTACCTGTGGCAGAGAAACCTTCGCCAGTTCATCTACAAG AACATCATCCACAGTGCAGCGCCACTGGGTGACGAGATGGCTCACCACCTGTACGTACTgcaggccctgatgctggggctGCTGGAGCCACGCATGCGGACACCACTGGACCCCTACAGTCAG GAGCAGCGGGAGCAGCTGCAGGCCCTGCGCCAAGCTGCCTTTGAGCCAGAGGGGGAGTCTGTGGGCGCCGGGCTGAGCGCTGACCGTCGCCGCTCCCTGTGTGCCCGCGAGTTCCGCAAACTGGGCTTCTCT AACAGCAACCCTGCCCAGGACTTGGAGCGCGTGCCCCCTGGCCTGCTGGCCCTGGACAACATGCTCTACTTCTCCAGACAGGCACCCAGCGCCTACAGCCGG TTTGTGCTAGAGAACAGCAGCCGTGAGGACAAGCACGAGTGCCCCTTTGCGCGGAGCAGCATCCAGCTGACTGTGCTGCTGTGTGATCTGCTCCATGTTGGGGAGCCCT GCTCCGAAACAGCCCAGGATTTTTCACCCATGTTCTTTGGCCAAGATCAGAGCTTCCATGAGCTCTTCTGTGTGAGCATCCAGCTGCTGAATAAGACCTGGAAGGAGATGCGGGCCACTCAGGAGGACTTTGACAAG GTCATGCAAGTGGTGCGGGAGCAGCTGGCCCGCACGCTGGCCCTGAAGCCCAGCTCTCTGGAGCTCTTCCGAACGAAGGTGAACGCACTCACCTACGGGGAGGTGCTTCGGCTGCGGCAGACGGAGCGGCTGCACCAGGAAGGCACGCTGGCCCCTCCAATTCT GGAGCTTCGGGAGAAACTGAAGCCGGAGCTCATGGGCCTGATCCGCCAGCAGCGTCTGCTCCGCCTCTGCGAGGGGACCCTCTTCCACAAGATCAGCAGCCGGCGGCGCCAGG ACAAGCTGTGGTTCTGCTGCCTGTCTCCCAACCACAAAGTGCTGCAGTACGGGGACGTGGAGGAGGGAGTAGGCCCACCGACCCCTGAGAGCCTGCCCGAGCAGC TTCCTGTGGCCGACATCAGGGCACTGCTGACAGGCAAGGACTGTCCCCACGTCCGGGAGAAAGGCTCTGGGAAGCAAAACAAG GACGTCTGTGAGTTAGCTTTCTCAGTCAGCTATGACCATGGGGAGGAAGAGGCATACCTCAACTTCATTGCCCCGTCCAAACGGGAG ATGGGCTGA
- the ELMO3 gene encoding engulfment and cell motility protein 3 isoform X3, with the protein MEIKNGSILCLSTAPDREAERLLRGLQSESREGRREALRHLLLLAPDLTFAREVISRDGLQRLGTIIEDGDDLGEVLALALRAFLELMEHGVVSWETLSIPFVRKVVCYVNMNLMDASVQPLALGLLENVTLSSPTLGQLVKSEVPLDRLLVHLQVMNQQLQTKAMALLTALLQGATPAERKHMLDYLWQRNLRQFIYKNIIHSAAPLGDEMAHHLYVLQALMLGLLEPRMRTPLDPYSQEQREQLQALRQAAFEPEGESVGAGLSADRRRSLCAREFRKLGFSNSNPAQDLERVPPGLLALDNMLYFSRQAPSAYSRFVLENSSREDKHECPFARSSIQLTVLLCDLLHVGEPCSETAQDFSPMFFGQDQSFHELFCVSIQLLNKTWKEMRATQEDFDKVMQVVREQLARTLALKPSSLELFRTKVNALTYGEVLRLRQTERLHQEGTLAPPILELREKLKPELMGLIRQQRLLRLCEGTLFHKISSRRRQDKLWFCCLSPNHKVLQYGDVEEGVGPPTPESLPEQLPVADIRALLTGKDCPHVREKGSGKQNKDVCELAFSVSYDHGEEEAYLNFIAPSKREFHLWTDGLSALLGNPMGSEQTRLDLEQLLTMETKLRLLELENVPIPEQPPPVPPPPTNFNFCYDCSIAEP; encoded by the exons ATGGAGATCAAGAATGGCAGCATCCTGTGCCTCAGCACGGCCCCA GACCGCGAGGCGGAGCGGCTGTTGCGGGGGCTGCAGAGCGAAAGTCGTGAAGGGCGCCGGGAAGCCCTGCGGCACCTCCTTCTGCTGGCCCCGGACCTGACCTTCGCCCGGGAGGTCATCAGCCGTGATGGGCTTCAGAGACTGGGCACCATCATTGAGGATGGGGACGA CCTAGGAGAGGTGCTGGCCCTTGCACTGAGGGCCTTCTTGGAGCTTATGGAGCACGGCGTGGTGTCCTGGGAGACACTCAGCATCCCCTTTGTTAGGAAG GTGGTGTGCTACGTGAACATGAACCTGATGGATGCCTCTGTGCAGCCCTTGGCCCTGGGCTTGCTGGAGAATGTGACCTTGAGCAGCCCTACCCTGGGCCAGCTGGTCAAGAGCGAGGTGCCGCTAGACAGGCTGCTGGTGCACCTACAGGT GATGAACCAGCAGCTGCAAACCAAGGCCATGGCACTGCTGACAGCTTTGCTCCAGGGGGCCACCCCTGCAGAACGTAAG CACATGCTCGACTACCTGTGGCAGAGAAACCTTCGCCAGTTCATCTACAAG AACATCATCCACAGTGCAGCGCCACTGGGTGACGAGATGGCTCACCACCTGTACGTACTgcaggccctgatgctggggctGCTGGAGCCACGCATGCGGACACCACTGGACCCCTACAGTCAG GAGCAGCGGGAGCAGCTGCAGGCCCTGCGCCAAGCTGCCTTTGAGCCAGAGGGGGAGTCTGTGGGCGCCGGGCTGAGCGCTGACCGTCGCCGCTCCCTGTGTGCCCGCGAGTTCCGCAAACTGGGCTTCTCT AACAGCAACCCTGCCCAGGACTTGGAGCGCGTGCCCCCTGGCCTGCTGGCCCTGGACAACATGCTCTACTTCTCCAGACAGGCACCCAGCGCCTACAGCCGG TTTGTGCTAGAGAACAGCAGCCGTGAGGACAAGCACGAGTGCCCCTTTGCGCGGAGCAGCATCCAGCTGACTGTGCTGCTGTGTGATCTGCTCCATGTTGGGGAGCCCT GCTCCGAAACAGCCCAGGATTTTTCACCCATGTTCTTTGGCCAAGATCAGAGCTTCCATGAGCTCTTCTGTGTGAGCATCCAGCTGCTGAATAAGACCTGGAAGGAGATGCGGGCCACTCAGGAGGACTTTGACAAG GTCATGCAAGTGGTGCGGGAGCAGCTGGCCCGCACGCTGGCCCTGAAGCCCAGCTCTCTGGAGCTCTTCCGAACGAAGGTGAACGCACTCACCTACGGGGAGGTGCTTCGGCTGCGGCAGACGGAGCGGCTGCACCAGGAAGGCACGCTGGCCCCTCCAATTCT GGAGCTTCGGGAGAAACTGAAGCCGGAGCTCATGGGCCTGATCCGCCAGCAGCGTCTGCTCCGCCTCTGCGAGGGGACCCTCTTCCACAAGATCAGCAGCCGGCGGCGCCAGG ACAAGCTGTGGTTCTGCTGCCTGTCTCCCAACCACAAAGTGCTGCAGTACGGGGACGTGGAGGAGGGAGTAGGCCCACCGACCCCTGAGAGCCTGCCCGAGCAGC TTCCTGTGGCCGACATCAGGGCACTGCTGACAGGCAAGGACTGTCCCCACGTCCGGGAGAAAGGCTCTGGGAAGCAAAACAAG GACGTCTGTGAGTTAGCTTTCTCAGTCAGCTATGACCATGGGGAGGAAGAGGCATACCTCAACTTCATTGCCCCGTCCAAACGGGAG TTCCACCTGTGGACAGATGGGCTGAGCGCCCTGCTGGGCAATCCCATGGGCAGTGAGCAGACACGGCTGGACCTGGAGCAGCTGCTAACCATGGAGACCAAGCTGCGGCTCCTGGAGCTGGAGAATGTGCCCATCCCTGAGCAACCACCCCCtgtgcccccgccccccaccaactTCAACTTCTGCTATGACTGCAGCATTGCCGAACCTTGA